The Plasmodium sp. gorilla clade G2 genome assembly, contig: PADLG01_00_66, whole genome shotgun sequence genome includes a window with the following:
- a CDS encoding parasite-infected erythrocyte surface protein, putative yields MGKRSYNKSVYKGKSKINKPVVRTLAEFDKIFQNSKSSINFLEHLMIIKMKIHTKNTHTKDQDEHSP; encoded by the exons ATGGGAAAACG GTCATATAACAAATCGGTCTATAAGGGAAAAtcgaaaataaataaacccGTTGTTAGAACATTAGCAGAATTTGATAAGATATTTCAAAACTCAAAAAGTTCAATTAATTTTCTAGAACATttaatgattataaaaatgaagatccATACAAAGAATACACACACCAAAGATCAAGATGAACATTCTCCATGA